A section of the Primulina eburnea isolate SZY01 chromosome 1, ASM2296580v1, whole genome shotgun sequence genome encodes:
- the LOC140806528 gene encoding uncharacterized protein, which translates to MTVMEYTSRFNDLGTYVPTIMSDETLKMHHFKKGLNSRIQSALVVITPNDFADLMGTTMSAETDIKFKRPNQSSDPSRGTFSNAVHKERIRFAKKLKLDHETLSEPLEVATPASKTVETHKLKVKAEDIPKIAFRTRYGHYEFTIMPFGLTIAPAAFMDLMNQDFLSIAIPLTKLTQKNSKFIWNEACGKSFETLITKLASTPVLVLPEDGKNFTIYSDASKGGLGCALMQEGQANKAADALSRMNIGKVSLSSLSAQPCLRESIKLKQSQDPSITKIKEQIPEGKTPEFQIDESGVLCMEGRLCIPDIDVIREEVMAEAHKSKFSGHLRSTEMYRDLKNNYWCNGMKKDVAVFVSKFLTCQQVKAEHERPGGLLQPLEIPKMKVG; encoded by the exons ATGACAGTGATGGAGTACACCTCAAGGTTCAATGATCTGGGAACCTATGTTCCAACCATCATGTCAGATGAAACCTTGAAAATGCACCATTTCAAGAAAGGGCTGAATAGCAGAATTCAATCTGCTTTGGTTGTAATCACGCCAAACGATTTTGCGGACTTAATGGGCACGACAATGAGCGCGGAAACTGATATCAAATTCAAGCGGCCAAATCAATCAAGTGATCCCTCGAGGGGAACTTTTAGCAATGCTGTCCACAAGGAAAGGAT AAGGTTTGCTAAAAAGCTGAAACTTGATCACGAAACTCTTAGTGAACCGTTAGAAGTTGCAACACCTGCTAGCAAAACTGTTGAGACCCATAAG CTAAAAGTAAAAGCAGAGGACATTCCTAAAATAGCTTTTAGGACAAGATATGGACACTACGAATTCACGATAATGCCTTTTGGTCTAACAATTGCTCCTGCAGCATTCATGGACCTTATGAATCAG GATTTTCTTTCGATAGCCATTCCTCTCACCAAACTCACACAGAAGAATTCAAAATTCATTTGGAATGAAGCATGTGGGAAAAGTTTCGAAACCCTGATCACGAAACTCGCATCTACACCAGTACTAGTTCTTCCCGAGGATGGTAAGAACTTCACAATATATAGCGACGCTTCAAAGGGAGGATTAGGGTGTGCACTTATGCAGGAAGGTCAG GCAAATAAAGcagcagatgctttgagccggaTGAACATTGGGAAAGTAAGCTTATCTTCTCTATCAGCGCAACCATGCCTTAGAGAATCAATCAAATTAAAACAAAGCCAGGATCCCTCTATCACAAAGATTAAAGAACAAATTCCAGAAGGAAAGACCCCAGAATTTCAGATTGATGAGAGTGGTGTTCTCTGTATGGAAGGGCGGTTGTGTATTCCAGACATCGATGTGATTCGGGAAGAAGTAATGGCTGAAgctcataaatcaaaattttcaggcCATCTTAGAAGCACCGAGATGTACCGAGATCTGAAAAATAATTATTGGTGTaatggaatgaagaaagacgtagCTGTTTTTGTTTCCAAGTTCTTAACTTGTCAACAAGTCAAGGCTGAACATGAACGGCCTGGAGGACTCCTACAACCATTAGAAATACCAAAAATGAAAGTGGGATAA